The Podospora pseudopauciseta strain CBS 411.78 chromosome 2 map unlocalized CBS411.78m_2, whole genome shotgun sequence genome has a window encoding:
- the NOP10 gene encoding snoRNP complex protein (COG:A; EggNog:ENOG503P6R9), with protein MHLMYIPTADGLGRQYTLKKVLDGKVTRSAHPARFSPDDKWSRHRLAMRKRYAALLDAAEKK; from the exons ATGCATCTCATGTACATCCCCACCGCCGACGGCCTCGGCCGCCAGTACACCCTCAAAAAGGTCCTCGACGGCAAGGTCACCCGCTCTGCCCACCCGGCGCGCTTCTCCCCCGACGACAAGTGGTCCCGCCACCGGCTCGCGATGCGCAAGAGATATGCTGCCTTGTTGGATGCCGCCGAGAAGA agtaa